The genomic window ATTATGCGGCGGAAACAGGGATTGAACAAGCTTTGTATGATCATATAATAAAAGAGCCGACAGCGGCAAAATGCCCTTTATGGACATCTTTGGACAGCGCTCAATATTGTTTGAATGTCACGGAAGATACGCCGGGCGATTATCGTACTATTACCAAAATTCAGTCAATCGGCGAATATAATTCGGTCAGAAGAAGCATTGAAATAAATTTTTAAATAACAAAAGCGGATGGATTCGACAAGCTCACCGCAAGTTTATGCCGATGTGCGCTTAAAATAGCCTATTTGATCAGTGAGACGCCTATGAACAAACAAGAAATCAAAGATCGCATAGAAAAACTCAAAAAAGAGATAAATTATCACCGTTATCTTTATCATGTTTTGGATAAAGTGGAGATTTCCGACGCGGCGCTGGATTCCTTGAAGCACGAACTTGATGTGCTTGAGCAAAAATTTCCCGAATTTATCACGCCTGATTCGCCCACGCAGAGAATTGGCGGGAAACCTTTGGATCAGTTTAAAAAAGTGCCGCATATCGTGCCGCAATGGTCTTTTAATGACGCTTTTACCCCGGACGAAATAAGAGAATTCGACGCTCGGGTAAGGCGTTTTTTGCGTGATAGCGGAGTCCAAGGCGATGCGGTGCCTGACTATACGGCGGAATTAAAAATTGACGGTTTGCACGTGGTGCTGACTTATAAGAACGGGGTATTCGTAACCGGAGCTACCAGGGGCGATGGGAAGATCGGCGAAGACGTGACGCAAAATCTTAAGACGATCGAAAGTATACCTTTGAAGCTGGAAGAAAAAGTTGATATCGTCGCGGAAGGGGAGGTTTTTATGGCTAAATCGGTACTGAAAGAGCTGAATAAAGAACGCGCCAAAAGCGGCGAGCAATTGCTGGCTAATCCGAGGAATGCCGCGGCGGGAGCTGTCCGCCAGCTTGATTCGAAAATCGCGCGCGAGCGGCGGCTCGATTGTTTCATTTACGATCTGAGTTGGGCGGGGAATTTCGATCTGCCGGCGACTCAAGAAAAAGAATTAGAAAAATTAAAAGAATTGGGTTTTAAGGTTAGTAAAAATTGGAAACATTGCGCGAATGTTGAAGAGGCGATAAAGGTTTGGGAATATTGGCTGAAACATCGCGAGCAGGAAGACTATTGGATAGACGGAATCGTGCTAAAGCTTAATTCAGGAGATTGGCAGAGGCGGCTGGGTTATACCGGCAAGGCTCCGCGCTGGGCGATCGCTTTTAAATTTCCGG from bacterium includes these protein-coding regions:
- a CDS encoding pilus assembly PilX N-terminal domain-containing protein is translated as MSILAAVLAIALGTSFVASTELRISSSSRESVTAYYAAETGIEQALYDHIIKEPTAAKCPLWTSLDSAQYCLNVTEDTPGDYRTITKIQSIGEYNSVRRSIEINF